One stretch of Callospermophilus lateralis isolate mCalLat2 chromosome 11, mCalLat2.hap1, whole genome shotgun sequence DNA includes these proteins:
- the Tns4 gene encoding tensin-4 has protein sequence MSQVMSSPLLTGGHAVGLAPCEEPRRALHPAPGSSLPPQCPYYTTEGWGAQALMAPVPCKGPPSRLQKTPQAEAKAHSFQQSPGEQAMGTPQDLDSYIDFSLESLNQMILELDPTFQLLPSGAGGPQAEPAQSTTLRSKKEETEALDIKYIEVTSTRSRCQHGSQRCSSPSVTPPLGSPRSGGPLLSRDIPRETRSSSESLIFSGNQGRGASPHPSASPSVSIPCVGTRASGPPGLGSPLRLASQRGSRVSVLSASPASDVSYVFGSNQSLLQSSISSPQSSSRSLESPASSSSSLHSLGPVSLFMKPSDVQAPSNPALSMGQPRANHSPPLAKEHASSCPPSVTNSMVDIPILLINGCPQTQSPPSQWTPGQQGFVQPGTASSSHPRQATKSHSQTLPDASFTTSPEGPSRDMQPTMKFVMDTSKYWFKPSITREQAIELLKKEEPGAFVIRDSSSYRGSFGLALKVQEAPTSAHNRPGDDSNDLIRHFLIESSAKGVHLKGADEEPYFGSLSAFVCQHSIMALALPCKLAIPQKELGGADGVASDSSTDSPASCLKKSSGCHTLYLSSVSVETLTGALAVQKAISTILEREVLPTPTVVHFKVTEQGITLTDVQRKVFFRRHYPLITLRFCSMDPEQRKWQKYCKPSRIFGFVAKSQTEPQENVCHLFAEYDTVQPASQVIDLVTALLQDTERM, from the exons ATGTCCCAGGTGATGTCCAGCCCCCTGCTGACGGGAGGCCATGCAGTCGGCTTGGCTCCCTGTGAAGAGCCCAGGAGGGCCCTGCACCCAGCGCCCGGCTCCAGCCTGCCACCCCAGTGTCCTTATTACACCACGGAAGGCTGGGGAGCTCAGGCCCTGATGGCCCCCGTGCCCTGCAAGGGGCCCCCCAGCAGGCTCCAGAAGACCCCACAGGCAGAGGCCAAAGCCCACAGCTTCCAGCAGAGCCCGGGCGAGCAGGCCATGGGGACCCCACAGGACCTTGACTCCTACATTGACTTCTCACTGGAAAGCCTCAACCAGATGATCCTGGAACTGGACCCCACCTTTCAGCTGCTTCCTTCAGGGGCTGGTGGCCCCCAGGCTGAGCCTGCCCAAAGCACCACCTTGAGGAGCAAGAAAGAGGAAACTGAAGCCCTGG ATATAAAGTACATCGAAGTGACCTCCACCCGATCGCGGTGTCAACATGGCTCTCAGCGCTGCTCCAGCCCATCTGTCACGCCGCCTTTGGGCTCTCCACGCAGTGGTGGCCCCCTCCTTTCCAGAGATATCCCCCGAGAGACTCGAAGCAGCAGCGAGAGTCTCATCTTCTCTGGGAACCAAGGCCGGGGTGCCTCCCCTCACCCCTCCGCCTCTCCCAGCGTCTCCATCCCTTGCGTGGGGACCAGAGCTTCAGGCCCTCCTGGCCTGGGCTCcccactgaggctggcttcacaGCGGGGCAGCAGGGTCTCTGTGCTGTCAGCCAGTCCAGCATCTGATGTCAGCTATGTGTTCGGGAG CAACCAGTCCCTCCTCCAGTCTAGCATCTCCAGCCCTCAATCATCTTCTAGATCCTTGGAAAGTCCAGCCAGCTCTTCCTCCAGCCTCCACAGCCTTGGTCCAGTGTCCCTctttatgaaacccagtgatgTCCAGGCCCCCAGCAACCCTGCTCTGAGCATGGGCCAGCCCAGAGCCAACCACTCTCCTCCACTGGCCAAGGAGCATGCCAGCAGCTGCCCCCCATCTGTCACCAATTCCATGGTGGACATACCCATTTTGCTGATCAATGGCTGCCCACAAACACAGTCTCCCCCATCCCAGTGGACACCAGGACAACAAGGGTTTGTCCAGCCTGGAACTGCTTCTTCCAGCCATCCCCGTCAAGCCACCAAGAGCCACAGCCAGACCCTGCCAGATGCCTCCTTCACCACGTCCCCAGAGG GTCCTTCCAGGGACATGCAGCCCACCATGAAGTTCGTGATGGACACATCTAAATACTGGTTTAAACCAAGCATCACCCGCGAGCAAG CAATCGAGCTGCTGAAGAAGGAGGAGCCAGGGGCTTTTGTCATCAGGGACAGTTCCTCCTACCGAGGTTCCTTCGGCCTCGCCTTGAAGGTGCAAGAGGCTCCGACGTCTGCCCACAACCGACCAG GTGACGACAGCAATGATCTGATCCGTCACTTCCTCATCGAGTCTTCTGCCAAAGGGGTTCATCTCAAAGGAGCAGATGAGGAGCCCTACTTTG GGAGCCTCTCTGCCTTCGTGTGCCAGCATTCCATCATGGCCCTGGCCCTGCCCTGCAAACTCGCCATCCCACAGAAAG AACTGGGAGGCGCAGATGGGGTGGCCTCGGACTCCTCTACAGACAGCCCGGCCTCCTGCCTGAAGAAATCTTCGG GCTGCCACACTTTGTACCTGAGCTCCGTGAGCGTGGAGACCCTGACGGGAGCCTTAGCCGTGCAGAAGGCCATCTCAACTATCTTGGAGAGAGAGGTCCTCCCCACACCCACTGTGGTCCACTTCAAAGTCACCGAGCAGGGCATCACCCTGACTGACGTCCAGAGGAA GGTGTTTTTCCGGCGCCATTACCCACTCATCACCCTCCGTTTCTGCAGCATGGACCCTGAGCAACGGAA GTGGCAGAAGTACTGCAAGCCCTCCCG GATCTTTGGATTTGTGGCCAAGAGCCAGACGGAACCACAGGAGAACGTGTGCCACCTCTTTGCAGAGTACGACACGGTCCAGCCAGCCTCACAGGTCATCGACCTGGTGACTGCTCTGCTGCAGGACACAGAAAGGATGTAG